The following coding sequences are from one Saprospiraceae bacterium window:
- a CDS encoding ribosome maturation factor produces MYTEEIQDLLAKKFQEESFRDCFLVTIEQFGKTTRVFVDSDSGMNFEKCQKLSRYLEKYFDEKAWFGPDYILEVSSPGLTRPLMYPRQYVKNIGRELQVKLADGSLTQGTILDADESLLTLGREEIRKEGKKKIKENIEMQLPYTAIAEAKIVIKI; encoded by the coding sequence ATGTATACAGAAGAAATTCAGGATCTCCTCGCTAAGAAATTTCAGGAAGAAAGCTTTCGCGATTGTTTTTTAGTGACCATCGAACAGTTTGGCAAGACCACGCGGGTGTTTGTCGACAGTGATAGCGGCATGAATTTTGAAAAATGCCAAAAGCTAAGTCGTTACTTAGAGAAGTATTTTGATGAGAAAGCCTGGTTTGGGCCAGACTACATCCTCGAAGTTTCATCTCCCGGACTAACCCGACCCCTGATGTATCCCAGGCAATATGTAAAGAATATCGGCCGGGAGCTACAAGTCAAACTGGCTGACGGAAGTCTGACACAAGGCACAATTCTCGACGCTGATGAAAGTTTGCTGACTTTGGGAAGAGAAGAGATCAGAAAAGAAGGTAAGAAAAAGATTAAAGAAAATATAGAAATGCAATTGCCTTATACGGCTATTGCAGAAGCAAAAATTGTAATAAAAATTTAG